CCAGAGTTATGAAAAAATGGATAACCCTTTTAGCTGTGTTGACCCTCATGGTGGGAGTCACTGCCTGTGGCAGCGACAAGCCCGATGACCTGCCCGAATCAGAGAGCGCCTCGGCCACCAAGTCCTTCACGCTGATTGCCTCTGCCGGTGCAGCATCAAGGAGTGAAATCACCTTTTCGTTGAGTGACTTCGCAGCCATCAGCGAATATGTGAAGTATGTCAGCAATGCCATCATTCAAACGACCTCTTATGTGGAAGTGAGGGGTATCACTGCAGCACAGACAGTAGAGCTGCAGAATGTAACCCTCTCGTTGAAGAGTGATTCCAAGAAAAAGATTGTGTTGCCCGTGATTGACTCCAACGAGAAATTTATGGAACTGACACAACTCACCTTCCTGCAGGAGATCATGAACGAGATCTACCGGAGAGGTTCTTCTACGGTGGTGCTTACATACACCTCTACACACAACCTCACCTCACCGGTTACATTGGCCATCAAACTCGATGGTAAGTTTACATTCAATTGATCGTCAATTCCCATACACACAAAAAAAGGTTGCCTTTCGGGGCAACCTTTTTTTAATTCAATTACTGAATAAGGATTTCAAAGGGCGTTACACCACCGGTTCGAGGTACTGCGCATAGCAATAGCCCTCTTCACCGTCCACGTCGCGTACCAGCCACCAGAGATCGTTGCTCTTGCTGATCAGGGTGATGATTTCACCCTTCTCTGCCTTGCCAACAATAGGTTGGTCGGTACCGGGACCCTTGCGGATGTTAAGTCTGCTTTCTCTGGTAACCACCCGTACCTTGCCACCGTCTGTAACGGCAGCCTTCACGTTCAGCAGCACATCATTGCTTCTGAACTGCGGGTCGAGGCGTTGGTAAATATCCCACATCTTATTTTTGATGTCCGCTGTGGGCACCGTTCCATCGATCTTCAGCACGTTACCTGCATCATTCACAATCAGGTTGTTAGTGCGGGCCAGATCAATAAGTTCCTTGTACTTTTCTGTCAATGCCATGATTTTGTTATTTTACGGTAAGGTTGTTCACGATTTGCACCGGGTTCAGTGCGTTCAGCTTCTGCATCAGAGTGGGAAGATCTCTTTCCCTTATCTCACCGGTAAGGGTGATCACGCCATTCTCTACGGCGGCAGTCACAGTTGCATGATCTTTCATCGCATCAGCCAAAGCCGCGTTGATGGCAGCATCAAGTTCAGAATAGTCCGGTGCGGGAGGAACCACTTCAATATTGTTTACCACCGACTTCACATTTTCCACTGCAGCAACAGCGCTTTCGGCAGCAGCCTTTGCAACATCATCATCAACAATCCCTGTCAGGGTAGCTACCTGTTCCTGTACGGTTACTACAACTCCGGCAAGAGCGGGATCAGCCATCAATACTTCCTGTGCAGCTTTCTGCACTTCAGCGTCGTTTACTTTTTTACACGAGGCAACACTCATACCGAGTGCCAGGATCAGTGTAATTGCTGTCATGAATCTAAATGCTTTCATTGTTTTCTTTTTTAAATTAAACGTTTCTGTTTCATGTTTTTTCACACTTACATATGAATAAAACACACAAGCAATCGAAAAGTTTTGGCAACACCCTTAAAAAAAAGATTCCTCTATCCTTTTATACTCAGAATATTCGAGTGTACTTGTGGCAGTAGGGGTTAGTCCCCTTGTGTTCGTAGTACTGCTGATGATAGTTTTCCGCCTTCCAGAAGCGAGAAGCAGGTTTGAGCATCGTGGCCACCCTATATCCCTTTTCGGTCAACAGGCTGATGTACTTCTCAGCGATCGCCTTTTCCGTCTCATCATTGTAGAAGATGCAGGAGAGGTATTGCGGACCGATGTCGGGACCCTGACCGTTTGTCTGTGTAAAGTCGTGCGTCTCGAAAAAGAGCTTCACCATCGCCTCATAGGAGGTCTCAGAAGCGTTGTATACCACTTCGGTGGTCTCCAGGTGGCCGGTGTTCTTCTCGCACACCTGTGCGTATGAGGGATTCTCCACATGGCCTCCCATGAAGCCCACATTGGTCTCCTTCACACCGGGAGCTTTCATGAAGAAGTACTCCGTACCCCAGAAGCAACCGGAGGCGAAATAGCTTTTTTTCAGGTTTGCGTTTTCAGCAGGCATGAATTTCAGCGATACCGAGTTCACGCAATGGCGCGTCTGCTTCGCTGTGAATCCCTCACCGAGGAACACGTGCCCCAGGTGCGCTCCGCAGTTGTTGCAGAGAATCTCCGTGCGACGTCCGTCGGCATCGAGCACCCGTTTCACGGCACCCTCAATTTCATCGTCGAACGAGGGCCAGCCACAGTGGGCGTCGAATTTGTCGTGCGACCGGTAGAGTGGGGCATCGCATCGTTTGCAGAGGTAAAGACCCTCGCTCTTGTTGTTCAGTAACTCGCCTGTGAAAGGCCTTTCCGTTCCTTTGTGAACGATCACTCGCTCCTCTTCGGGAGTCAATGGGTTCCAGTTCATATTGCTTGTTTGGTTTGTATTTGTTTTTTGTGATTGTCCCTGCGCACACATCGTGAGCAACAGAAGTGCAAAGAAAATGATTCCTGTGATTCTTTTCATTGTTGCTGATTGTTTTTTATCTGTTTCCACTCCTCAGAAAGCGGAGAAAGGCAAACCTGCGTCGTCTGGTCAGGTAGTTTTTGTCCCAGTCGTAGGCGTAGGCTTCACGTTCGAATGAAATCTCTCGGTAGGCTGCAAACCAACTCCCGTAGCGAATCCAGTTGACAAGCCACTCACCGGTATACCAGAGATAGAAGCCGATGCCCCAGAGCTCCCTGAGCTGTCGACTGTGAATGGCTTCGTGTTGCATCACCCGTTCTTCAAGAGCCCCATGTTCCTTTCTGGCGACGATGATCCCGAACAAGTTGATCGCCCTGAACCCCTTCACCGGTAAATAGTTCGAATAGAAGACCCTCATCTTTTTAACCCTGTTTCACACGCTTTATACCAATCAAAGATAGAAACAATCCCCGAAATTCGTACCTTTGCATTCTTAAAAATCGATAAATCAAAACTGAAGGAATATGGACCACAATTTTTCTGCCGACCTGCCCTATAAGGTGGCTGACATCAACCTGGCCGACTTTGGCCGCAAGGAGATTGAAATCGCTGAGCATGAGATGCCCGGCCTGATGGCCATCCGCAGGAAGTATGCCGCGGAGAAGCCGCTGCAGGGTGCCCGCGTGATGGGATCGCTGCACATGACCATACAGACGGCTGTGCTGATCGAGACACTGGTGGAGCTGGGAGCCGATGTGCGGTGGGCCAGCTGCAACATCTTCTCCACGCAGGATCATGCCGCCGCCGCCATCGCTGCCGCGGGTGTCCCGGTCTATGCCTGGAAGGGTGAGACGCTCGAAGAGTACTGGTGGTGTACCGAGATGGCGCTTCGCTTCCCCGGCGGCAAGGGGCCTCATATGATCGTGGATGACGGTGGTGACGCCTCACTGCTGGTGCACATGGGCTACCAGGCCGAAAACGACGCCTCCACCATCGACCGCAAGGGATCGAACCGCGAGGAGCAGGCCATCCTGGACACGCTGCACCGCATCCTTAAGGAAGATGATCAGCGTTGGCACCGCACCATTGCAGAGATGAAGGGAATCTCTGAGGAGACCACCACCGGTGTGCACCGCCTCTACCAGATGATGGAGCGTGGAGAGCTGCTGGTGCCGGCCATCAACGTCAACGACTCGGTGACCAAGTCGAAGTTCGACAACCTCTACGGCTGTCGCGAGTCCCTCGCCGACGGCATCAAGCGCGCCACCGATGTGATGATTGCCGGTAAGGTGGTGGTGGTGCTGGGTTACGGTGATGTGGGCAAGGGCTGTGCCAAGTCGATGCGCTCCTACGGTGCACGGGTCATCGTCACCGAGATCGACCCCATCTGTGCGCTGCAGGCAGCCATGGAGGGATTCCAGGTGACCACCATTGAAGAAGCTCTCCCGGAAGGCAACATCTATGTTACCACCACCGGCAACCGTGACGTGATCACCATCGATCATATGCAGCAGATGAAAGATCAGGCCATCGTCTGCAACATCGGCCACTTCGACAACGAGATACAGGTGGACAAGCTGACCACCTTCCCGGGCATCGTGCACACCAACATCAAGCCGCAGGTAGATAAGTACACCTTCCCCGGGGGCAACTCCCTCTTCCTGCTGGCCGAAGGGCGCCTGGTGAACCTGGGATGCGCTACGGGGCACCCCTCCTTCGTGATGAGCAACTCCTTCGCCAACCAGACCCTGGCGCAGCTCGACCTTTGGCAGCACGATTATGCGCCTGGTGTCTATCGTCTGCCCAAGGCACTCGACGAAGAGGTGGCGCGGCTGCACCTGGAGCAGATCGGTGTGAAGCTGACCACGCTCACTGAAAAGCAGGCCAATTATATCGGTGTTGCGGTAGAGGGACCGTTCAAGCCGGAGCATTATAGATATTAGCTTTTAGCTTTTAGCTGATAGCTTTGTTGGTGGAAGTTTGAAGGGAGCAGCGGTTTGTGTTTGGTTTTCAGCCGATGGCTTTCAACCGGGAAAAAATGGGCAAAATGTTGCTTTAACAGTTGCAAAACTGAAATAAACGTTTTATCTTTGCACTCGCTTTTGAAAGAAAGCACCAGGTCGATTCGCTAGCTCAGCTGGTAGAGCACATCCCTTTTAAGGATGGGGTCCTGGGTTCGAACCCCAGGCGAATCACTTCAAAAAAACCTCAACAACACTGTTGAGGTTTTTTTGTGACGCTGCAACGATCGTCACTGTGCAGGGTGATCCAATCATATGTTGCGTCTGATAATATATAATGTTTGACATGTCACAACTTCACAACCGTATCTCCAACAAGGAGCTGAAGGAGCGTATGCTGCAGGAAACAGAACCCCGCATCACCCTCTCCTTCTACAAATATTTCACGATCAATGATCCCCGGCAGTTTCGCGACCACCTTTACATCCGCTTCAACGAGATCGGTGTGTTCGGTCGCGTCTACATTGCACGGGAGGGGATCAACGGACAGATCTCTGTGCCGGAGGGCAACCTTGAACTGTTTCGCGAGATCCTCTACGCTGCCGACCCGGCACTGAACGGCATCCGCCTTAACATCGCTGTGGATGACGATGGAAAATCGTTCTGGGTACTGCGCATGAAGGTGCGCCACAAGGTTGTGGCCGACGGCATCGAGGATCCCGATTTCGATCCTTCCAAAACGGGGAAATACCTTAAGGCGCGGGAATACAACGAGCTCACACAGCGGCCAGATACCATCGTGGTGGATATGCGCAACCACTACGAGTATGAGGTAGGTCATTTCGAGAACGCCATCGAGGTGCCCTCCGATACCTTCCGGGAGCAGCTGCCCATGGCGGTGGAGATGCTGCAGGAGCACAAGGAGAAGAACATCGTGATGTACTGCACCGGCGGCATCCGATGCGAGAAGGCCAGTGCCTACCTACGCCACAATGGGTTCAAGAATGTCTATCACGTGGAGGGCGGTGTACTGGAATATGTGCGCAAGGTACGGGAGCAGCAGTTGCCGTTAAAGTTCATCGGCAAGAACTTCGTGTTCGATGAACGGCTGGGAGAGCGGATCACCGACGATGTGATTGCCCGCTGCCACCAGTGCGGTGCACCCGGCGACAGCCATACCAACTGCCGCAACGAGGGATGTCACCTGCTCTTCATCCAGTGTGCGCAGTGTGCCGCGGAGATGGAGGGGTGTTGTTCCGATCACTGCCGGGAGCTGCTCCATCTTCCTGAAGAAGAGCGGAAGCGTTTGCGAAAGGGAGCCAATAAGGGTCAGATGATCTTCAACAAGTCGCGCAACAACCCGCTGCTGCGCAACAGGAGGGTTGCGGGCAGTTAACCCGCACTACTTCCGCTCAATCTCCCGCAGGTTCTCCATCCGCTTCCTGGCCAGGAATCCGTTGATGTCCTCCAGGTGCTCAGTCACCTTGCGGTTGCCGAACTCATACACCTTTTTTGCCAGCCCGTCGAGGAAGTCACGGTCGTGCGACACCAGGATCAGCGTGCCGTCGAACTCAATCAGTGCCTGTTTCAGGATATCCTTTGTCTTGAGGTCCAGGTGATTGGTAGGCTCGTCGAGGATCAGCAGGTTCACCGGTTCCAGCAGCAGCTTGATCATGGCCAGGCGGGTGCGCTCACCGCCCGAGAGCACCTTCACTTTCTTGTCGATATCCTCCCGGCCAAACATGAAGGCTCCCAGGATATCCCGTATCTTCGTACGGATGTCACCCACCGCAATGTCGTCGATGGTCTGAAAGACCGTCAGCTCCTCCTCCAGCAGCGATGCCTGGTTCTGTGCGAAGTAACCGATCTTCACATTGTGGCCCAGTTGCAGGTTGCCATTGAAAGCGGTCTCCCCCATGATGCATTTGACAAGGGTCGATTTCCCCTCACCGTTGCGGCCCACGAAGGCCACCTTCTCACCCCGTTCAATCATGAAGTTGACATCGCTGAAGATCAGCTTCTCATCGTACGACTTGTGGAGACCCTCCGCCGCCACCGGATAGCTGCCTGAGCGTGGGGCAGGAGGGAAGCGCAGCTTCAGTGCCGAGGTGTCCACCTCATCCACCTCCACCAGCTCCAGCTTCTCCAGCATCTTTACGCGCGACTGCACCTGGAGTGTCTTGGAGTAAGTTCCTTTGAACCGCTCGATGAACTCCCTGGTCTCGGCAATCATCTTCTGCTGGTCGTCATATTGCTTCTGCTGCTGCTCACGGCGCTCGCGGCGAAGCTCCATGTAGTGCGAGTAGGTAGCCTTGTAATCGTAGATCCTTCCCATGGTCACCTCGATGGTGCGGTTGGTGATGTGGTCCACGAAGGCCCGGTCGTGTGAGATCACCACCACCGCCCTGGCGCTGTTGATCAGGAACTCCTCGAACCACTCCACCGAGTCGATGTCGAGGTGTTTGGTAGGCTCGTCCAGCAGGATCAGGTCGGGGTCCTGCAGCAGGATCTTGGCCAGCTCGATGCGCATGCGCCAGCCGCCGCTGAATTGGGAGGTCTGCCGGTCGAAGTCGCTCCGTGCGAACCCCAGTCCCAGGAGCGTCTTCTCCACCGCGGCGTCGTAGTTGATCTCCTCGATGCCGTAGAACTTCTCGCTGAGAGCCGATACCTGCTCTATGAGCTGCATGTACTCGTCCGACTCATAGTCGGTACGCACCGTCAGTTCATGGTTGATGCGTTCCATCTCCTCCTCCAGCTGGTGGATGTGTGAAAAAGCCTGTGCCGTCTCCTCGAAGAGGGTACGTCCATCCTCTATCATCAGGTGCTGCGGCAGGTAAGCCACCGTGAAATCCTTCGGCATGGAGACCCTCCCCCGGGTAGGCTGCCGCACCCCTGCCAGTATCTTCAGCAGGGTCGATTTGCCCGCCCCGTTCTTGCCCATCAACGCAATCCGGTCGTTGGGATTTATGGCGAAGGAGATATCCGAAAACAATGCAGCTCCCCCAAACTCAACCGTCAATCCGTCCACTAAAAACGTGAGTTCGGGATAACATATTATCCCCAAATGGTTAATTGACTTGACTTTTCCACTTCAAATTTGATTGAAGGCTTTTTGGGAAAGAAACAATATGCCACCAATGCAGCAATTATGTTCATGATGAAATTATGTGTGGAACGATGCCTTGAATGTTCTATCTGGCAGATATTCTTCAGTTCATCATTGATGGACTCAATTACAGATCTTTTGCGTAAGAGAATCTTGTCGCGGAATGACATCAGGGAATTTTTCATATTTGAGCGTATACCGGTCACTAAATGAACACCCTGGTCAAACAGCATCTCGAAGAGCTTTGTGCTGATGTAACCCTTGTCTGCATATAGTTTACCGAAAAGATCTTTGGTAAGAACATTGATTACGTCAGGGTTTCTATCGTCGACATTGCCTTTTGTGAGAGAGAAATTCAGCAATTCACCCTTTTCGTTACAGACCAGATGAAGCTTGAATCCAAAAAACCAGCCCATCGTACTTTTCCCTCTTTGTGCCAGATCCCTGAATACTTTATTCGAGTGTATACGCTTGTTATGACATACTTTAATGGGAGTGCTATCCACATATGTAATGCCTGTGCATTCACCAAATCCAAAGAGTTTGAGCAAGAGCATGAAAGGTACAATCACCCTGGGTTGCAACTCGACAAAACGGTTGTAGGAAACGGCATTTGGAAAATAGCTCTTCATGTGTTTGCAAATATAAAACAGGTAATAATTCTTGAAATTATGGAAGGTTCCGCAGTGGAAACAGACCATCACGGCAATAATCTCGCTCTGGGACATTTGCGTTTTCCTGTTTCTCCTTTTAGTTGTACCCCCGGCTTGAAGTTGATGATTCTGAATTTCATTCTCATATTCTGCACAAAAATCGTCGGCAATACAAAATATTTCAATAACTTTGTCTGTTGTGATCATAGGGCTGATGTTTGTTATTTGTTTGATTATCAGCTATAAATATACAAATAATCTCCCTATATCACAACTTTTTTTATGCTTTTCTTATCCCGAACTCACGTTAATACCATATCATTTTTTTAAGGCTGCAAAGATACAGCTAGAAATCGGGTTGGGAAAATCAAAAGATCGATTTCAATGACTTAAGGACCATGAATTATTTTGCAGTTCACCAATTAATTCTTATCTTTGCACCCGCAATTACAGTTTATACTCATTTTACAAGAACTACTAAATGGCAACAAAATTACGTTTACAGAGAAGAGGACGGAAGAACTATCCTTTTTATCAGATCATTGTTGCAGATAGCAGAGCTCCACGGGATGGAAAGTATATTGAAAGGATTGGTTCCTACAATCCGAATACACATCCTGCTACGATCACTTTAGATTTCGACAGAGCTTTGTATTGGCTGCAGACAGGGGCACAGCCCTCTGACACCGTACGCAACATCCTTTCCGAGGAAGGGGTGCTGATGAAGAAGCATCTCCTGGGTGGAGTCACCAAGGGTGCATTTGATGCCGCTGAAGCGGAAAGACGTTTCGAGGCATGGAAGAACAACAAGCAACAGGCTAACCACTCTCTCAAGCTGAAAGATGAAGAGAAAGAGCGTGCAGATGCAAAGGCTCGTCTCGATGCAGAGAAAGAGGTGAACAAGGCAAGAGCTGAAGTGTTGGCGCTGAAGAAAGCCGAAGAGGAGGCTGCCAATGCTCCGGTTGTGGAGGAAGCACCTGCAGTTGAAGAGCCCAAGGCCGAGGAAGCACCCGCGGTTGAAGAAGCACCTGTGGTTGAAGAAGCACCCGCAGTTGAGGAACCCAAGGCCGAAGAAGCTCCTGCAGTTGAAGAACCTAAGGTTGAGGAAGCACCCGTTGCTGAAGAGCCCAAGGCTGAAGAAGCACCCGCTGCTGAAGAGCCCAAAGCTGAAGAAACTCCTTCTTCCGAAGAGAAGAAAGAGAGTGCAGAATAATTCAATCAAACATACTATACTAAAAAAACCGGTGTCCATGTGGCACCGGTTTTTTTGTTGTAAAGTGAGCGTCGTACCTCATTCGGTCAGGTAGTGCCAGAAGCTTTTTGGCAGGAAGATATTTGGTACTTCTTGAGCATTTGTAAAAAGAGGTGCAATCTCTGAGTCATGGAAGCCTGCGATGCCACAACCTACGCGCGTCACCAGAAAGGTGAGATCGGGATTGAGGCGTGCAAAATCGATGAATTCCTCCACGTAGGGTCGTATCTCCTCGGGTCCCCCATGCATTGTGGGGATGCCGTAGGACTGTCCCTGAAGTCCAACTCCCTGTCCCCATATCGCTCCAAACCGGTTGTGGGCCGTTTTTGCGGCACCACCTCCATGGCTCCCCTCCAGGTTACTCCCGAAAACAAAGATCTCGTTTTCCTCCAGGTCGGTGATAAAATCAGGTGTTATTCTATTGTTGTTCATTCCTGTATATTGGGTTTGTACATATCGGCCGCAGTGATGCCGCACGCCTCTTTCATCTCGATGCAATATTCCATCTTGCCGAAGTTACCGTCAGCATTGTTGGTGCCGAAGGTGAACTTGAGGCCCGCATTTTTTGCCTTCTGAATGAATGCCTGGTAGGGGATACGGTATCGGTGATTGATTTCCAGTGCTTTCCCGGTACCCTTCATGGCTGTGATTACCCTGTCCATCCGCTCTTCTGTCCAGAAGGCATCGTAGCGGTCGTTCATCACCTCCGGCAGGAAGTTGGGGTTCACATACACATCCATCGGCTCCTGCATCACCGCCACGATCTTCTCCACGATCAGATCCATGTACTCTTCTTCATCTTCGATGAACACCTCCTCCGGGATCCAGAGGCGGGTGCGGCGCCCTTTACGGTCGGTGAAGGTGAGGGCGTCGGTGAAGACGTAGTCGAACCGTTCGCGCACCTCTTCCGAGAAGGTCTCCGGCCACTCCCTTCCTTCACCCTGCATCGCCTGGATGAAGGGTTGACCCTCCATCTCCTTCAGGTATTGCAGCACCTCCTCATCGCTGGTGATGGGGAAGCCGATGCCGCAGTTGGGTGCCAGCGCATAGTTGATGCCATAGCGGCGCGATTGTGCGGCAGCCTCATCGGCGCTGATCCCCTTGAGGTGCACGTGGTAGTCGAGTACCGGGAAGTTCTCCTGATGCAGACGGATGATCTGATCGTCTGTTTCGTCAATCGCTTCTGCCAGTTGTGTGGATAGATCGGTCGCTTCCGGCAGCAGTGCGAGTGAGATCGCGCTCACTTCGATTGTCCCTGCATTGCTTTTCAGGGCGAACGTGCCTTTGGAGAGAAGTTGCGATGCATGCTCCTCGGTGCGGTAGGGTGCTGCAGGCTCGATGTACTCCACCACGGGGGTTCCGTTCAGCAGGATGGTGATCGCATTGCCCTCCACGCGGAGGATCATGTTGAACCACTCGTTGCTCTTCACCACCGATTTGGTCAGGTTGCGCACCCCCAGCAGGCTGCCGGTCTTGGTCCACCACTCCTCATCGGTCAGGTCGTTGTTGAGCGCTACCCTGTAGCCTTTTGTCATTGCTTCATCACTGTGAAAAGCAAGGAATCCCTTGCCGGTTTCTGTGAGTCGCAAGGTGAGTGACAGTTCGAAGTTGTCGTACCTCCCCTTTTTCAATAGTGCTGCTGCTCCCTCGTTGAGGGTAAGGGTCTTGTCACTGATCGTGGCATCACCCTGCAGCTCCCACAACGTTGCTGCGTTCTCCCCCAGGAGGTCTCCCGAGGGTTGAGATCCGTTGCAGGCAGTCAGCAGAAGTGCCGAGAGGATCATCACGAAAAATGTGTTTTTCTTCATCTTGTTATGTTGTTGGGTCAAAAGGCGATCACAAGTTCCACCGTAAATTTGTTCGAATCCATCTCCGGGTTCTCTGCGAAGATGGTCATGTCGTTATCTACCATATACCATTCGTAGTCGAACCGCAGAATGGATGAGTAGCCACTACGCTTAAAACCGAAACCCAGTCCCGCGGTAAGCCGATTTACATCAAATCCCTCCATGTCAAAATTCTCGTCGATCGCATCCCACCGCAGCGCAGGGATCATCTTGTCGAAAAAGCGGGCTTTGACCGGGAGATTGTAGGCGCTCTGGATGTAATAGGAGAGAAGGTCACTGAAGAAATCGGTTTTGCTCTCCCGCTTCATCACCTCGCTTTCGAGTTTCCAGTTGGAGGTTGCATAGCGGAAGTCGGCACCATAGATGAAGAACTGCTTGGTGTCATCCTTGGGGTAGTTATACATCTTGGCAGTGACGCGTGCTCCCTGCATGCCACCCAGCTCAATTCGCCCCCCGTACGATAGATTTTTTTTCCATACCGGGTCGTTGATGGCGTTGCCGTTGAAAAGTCCTCCCTCCAGCTTCACCGGCAAGCTTCCCACACGGAAGTCGTACTTGGCCAGCATCCCCAGGTCGCGGGTACTGATGAAGTATTTTCCGATAAAGGCACGGTTTGCGAACATCATGGTCGCCGGGGTGGTGATATAGGAGTTGAAGAGCGGGATCCCGGTCTGTCCCAGGGTGAAGGAGAATCCCTCAGCCGGAGAGAGTGTGCCGCTCAGGTCGAGCACCTTGAAGTCGCCATTGTCGCTCAGCTCCAGTTGTGCACGGTAGGAGGCAAAGCTGTTGATAATACCTTTCACACCGATGCGTGAATTGCGTACCGAGAAACGCGAGTTGCCGCTTTCGGTGGCGTATTCATACTTGTTCTTGAGTGTGCCGTCCACATGTATCGAGGGATAGCGGGTGCTGTCAGCTTCTTCAGCCGTCAGTCGAAATGAGATCAGTGAGAGAAGTAGAATGGTGTAATGGATGATTCTCATAAATTATCTGTTATTGTTAATTGTTGATTGAAAAGACAGGGCTGCTTCTGCTTCCAGCAACTTCACTTTTACATGCGTACCCCAGTGGTAGCCACCCATCTGTTTGTCGGAACGCAGCACGCGGTGACAGGGAATCAGGCAGGCTACCGGGTTCCGGCCTACTGCATTGCCCACCGCCCGTGATGAGGCTGGATGACCGATCTTTTGTGCGAGCGTGGCGTAACTGGTGGTCTTGCCACAAGGGATCTGCAGTAACTCCTCCCATACCGCCAATTGAAACGCTGTTCCCTTGAGATGAAGTGACAGCGTATCTTCACTATAGGGTTTCTCGATCCGGGCAAGGGCACGTCGGTGGAGTGGATCCTCACCGGAAGTGATAAGTGCTGCAGGAAAACGATCTCTCAATTCGCCGAGCAGCTGCTCTTCTTCGCCGAAACCGGTAAAAAGGATACCCCGTGTAGAGGAGGCGATCAGCAACGGTCCGTAGGAGCTGTTGTGAATTGCGTAACGGATCACCAGCTCCCTTTCTTCTGCCGGTGTCATGGGTATGATCCTGTGCTGAGCGGGGCTTGCATTCATTCCGTGTCGACTGGTTATCTCTTTCTCGCTGGTGTTCATACTCTTTTAGGGTTTGTGATGTTCCGATGGTTTTGTTAATCCGCGATAAACTGTTCGAAGCCGTCGGACTGGATGGTGCCGAACGTCCCGTCGTCGATTTCGTAGATGAAGAGGTAGTGCAACCCCGGAATCGTGGCTGCCACCTTCTTCGACTGTTCAATGCCCATCGCCATGAAAGCGGTGGCATAGGCATCGGCAGTCATGCAATCGTCGGCAATCACAGTGGCACCCAGGATATCGAGTTGTGAGGGATAGCCGCTCAACGGGTCGATGGTATGGGCATATTTCTTCCCATCCCTTATGTAGAAATTACGGTAATTGCCGGAGGTGGCCAGCGCTTTGTCGCAGAGTGAGAGGATGGTCTGCAGCTCATGTTGCATACCTGTGCTGTCGTCGATTGGCTTGTCCACACCGATGCGCCAGCATTCACCCTTGTCGTTCACCCCACGGGCGGTGATTTCGCCGCCGATCTCCACCATATAATTCTCGATGCCGTGCCGCGCCAGCATATCACCCACCACGTCGCAGGCGTACCCCTTGGCGATGGCGGAGGTGTTGAGGGTGACGCGCGGGTCGCTTTTCACGATTTTTCCTTCCGCATCGATCATGATCTTGTCATAACCCACAAACTGTTTCAAGCTGTCGATGATCTCGGGTGTCACACTCTCCATATTCGCGAAACCGAAGCCCCATGCGTTGATCAGCGGTGAGACGGTGATGTCGAACTTGCCACCGGTTCTTTGTGCGATCTCCTGTGAGCGGTT
This genomic window from Dysgonomonadaceae bacterium zrk40 contains:
- a CDS encoding ABC-F family ATP-binding cassette domain-containing protein, whose translation is MDGLTVEFGGAALFSDISFAINPNDRIALMGKNGAGKSTLLKILAGVRQPTRGRVSMPKDFTVAYLPQHLMIEDGRTLFEETAQAFSHIHQLEEEMERINHELTVRTDYESDEYMQLIEQVSALSEKFYGIEEINYDAAVEKTLLGLGFARSDFDRQTSQFSGGWRMRIELAKILLQDPDLILLDEPTKHLDIDSVEWFEEFLINSARAVVVISHDRAFVDHITNRTIEVTMGRIYDYKATYSHYMELRRERREQQQKQYDDQQKMIAETREFIERFKGTYSKTLQVQSRVKMLEKLELVEVDEVDTSALKLRFPPAPRSGSYPVAAEGLHKSYDEKLIFSDVNFMIERGEKVAFVGRNGEGKSTLVKCIMGETAFNGNLQLGHNVKIGYFAQNQASLLEEELTVFQTIDDIAVGDIRTKIRDILGAFMFGREDIDKKVKVLSGGERTRLAMIKLLLEPVNLLILDEPTNHLDLKTKDILKQALIEFDGTLILVSHDRDFLDGLAKKVYEFGNRKVTEHLEDINGFLARKRMENLREIERK
- a CDS encoding SH3 domain-containing protein, coding for MALTEKYKELIDLARTNNLIVNDAGNVLKIDGTVPTADIKNKMWDIYQRLDPQFRSNDVLLNVKAAVTDGGKVRVVTRESRLNIRKGPGTDQPIVGKAEKGEIITLISKSNDLWWLVRDVDGEEGYCYAQYLEPVV
- a CDS encoding adenosylhomocysteinase, giving the protein MDHNFSADLPYKVADINLADFGRKEIEIAEHEMPGLMAIRRKYAAEKPLQGARVMGSLHMTIQTAVLIETLVELGADVRWASCNIFSTQDHAAAAIAAAGVPVYAWKGETLEEYWWCTEMALRFPGGKGPHMIVDDGGDASLLVHMGYQAENDASTIDRKGSNREEQAILDTLHRILKEDDQRWHRTIAEMKGISEETTTGVHRLYQMMERGELLVPAINVNDSVTKSKFDNLYGCRESLADGIKRATDVMIAGKVVVVLGYGDVGKGCAKSMRSYGARVIVTEIDPICALQAAMEGFQVTTIEEALPEGNIYVTTTGNRDVITIDHMQQMKDQAIVCNIGHFDNEIQVDKLTTFPGIVHTNIKPQVDKYTFPGGNSLFLLAEGRLVNLGCATGHPSFVMSNSFANQTLAQLDLWQHDYAPGVYRLPKALDEEVARLHLEQIGVKLTTLTEKQANYIGVAVEGPFKPEHYRY
- a CDS encoding bifunctional methionine sulfoxide reductase B/A protein gives rise to the protein MKRITGIIFFALLLLTMCAQGQSQKTNTNQTSNMNWNPLTPEEERVIVHKGTERPFTGELLNNKSEGLYLCKRCDAPLYRSHDKFDAHCGWPSFDDEIEGAVKRVLDADGRRTEILCNNCGAHLGHVFLGEGFTAKQTRHCVNSVSLKFMPAENANLKKSYFASGCFWGTEYFFMKAPGVKETNVGFMGGHVENPSYAQVCEKNTGHLETTEVVYNASETSYEAMVKLFFETHDFTQTNGQGPDIGPQYLSCIFYNDETEKAIAEKYISLLTEKGYRVATMLKPASRFWKAENYHQQYYEHKGTNPYCHKYTRIF
- a CDS encoding BON domain-containing protein, producing the protein MKAFRFMTAITLILALGMSVASCKKVNDAEVQKAAQEVLMADPALAGVVVTVQEQVATLTGIVDDDVAKAAAESAVAAVENVKSVVNNIEVVPPAPDYSELDAAINAALADAMKDHATVTAAVENGVITLTGEIRERDLPTLMQKLNALNPVQIVNNLTVK
- a CDS encoding rhodanese-related sulfurtransferase, coding for MSQLHNRISNKELKERMLQETEPRITLSFYKYFTINDPRQFRDHLYIRFNEIGVFGRVYIAREGINGQISVPEGNLELFREILYAADPALNGIRLNIAVDDDGKSFWVLRMKVRHKVVADGIEDPDFDPSKTGKYLKAREYNELTQRPDTIVVDMRNHYEYEVGHFENAIEVPSDTFREQLPMAVEMLQEHKEKNIVMYCTGGIRCEKASAYLRHNGFKNVYHVEGGVLEYVRKVREQQLPLKFIGKNFVFDERLGERITDDVIARCHQCGAPGDSHTNCRNEGCHLLFIQCAQCAAEMEGCCSDHCRELLHLPEEERKRLRKGANKGQMIFNKSRNNPLLRNRRVAGS